The following are encoded together in the Tripterygium wilfordii isolate XIE 37 chromosome 18, ASM1340144v1, whole genome shotgun sequence genome:
- the LOC119984107 gene encoding peptidyl-prolyl cis-trans isomerase FKBP53-like: protein MGFWGIEVKPGRPHPYHPDNVPRKLRVTQATLGIGSSKDKSILQCSKGHKSPIFLCSLLPNKTESCSLDLEFDDDEELLAFSVIGSRSIHLSGYFVRTDGDTLREEYEFDSGEDLYETVSETDDSSEYDTEDDYGDDYMDDDEDLEMFRSSSVPNSGVVIEEITDDVKPTNGTGQSKIQKKNRASDSMEQNDSQRQIVVKQSSSVPVLESEDEDGFPISTSHGSKATVVVPKEEEGQVEKKKTKESKKKKTKDVDEIATTKKRKDKSANQDGQLERKAKKKKQQKEKDKDEKARETGTGNVINHISEDEIQPEEENDTDLQVSTDRGDDSQRGLETNSIALPSDNRAEKKKKNKKKDKKKQEAGGGLNSEQPVSSMQDSGEPTLVSGEKQNTAKPSKVRTWANGLVVEELAMGKPDGKRAFLGSQVGVHYIGKLKKNGKIFDSNVGRAPFKFRLGVGQVIKGWDVGIDGMRVGDKRRLTIPPPMGYGTQGAGGKIPPNSWLVFDVELVNVR, encoded by the exons ATGGGCTTCTGGG GAATCGAAGTAAAACCAGGAAGACCTCATCCCTATCACCCTGATAATGTGCCGAGAAAACTGCGTGTGACACAG GCTACATTGGGCATTGGTTCGTCAAAAGATAAAAGCATTCTCCAGTGTTCCAAGGGACACAAGAGTCCAATTTTCTTGTGTTCTCTATTACCTAATAAGACTGAGTCTTGCTCCTTGGATCTTGAAttcgatgatgatgaagaattatTGGCGTTTTCAGTGATTGGTTCACGAAGCATTCATCTCTCTGGTTACTTTGTGCGCACTGATGGAGATACTCTCCGTGAAGAATATGAATT TGATTCTGGGGAAGATTTGTATGAGACAGTGTCAGAGACAGATGATTCTAGTGAATATGATACTGAAGATGATTACGGGGATGACTAtatggatgatgatgaagatctAGAAATGTTCCGATCTTCATCTGTCCCTAATAGTGGAG TTGTGATTGAGGAGATAACTGATGATGTGAAACCTACAAATGGAACTGGCCAATCTAAGATCCAAAAAAAGAATCGAGCAAGTGACTCCATGGAGCAAAATGACTCCCAAAGACAAATTGTTGTCAAGCAGAGTAGTAGTGTCCCAGTTTTGGAgagtgaagatgaagatggattTCCAATTTCCACCTCTCATGGAAGCAAAGCTACAGTTGTGGTGCCCAAAGAAGAAGAGGGACAGgtggagaagaaaaaaaccaaagaaagcaagaagaagaaaacaaaagatgtCGATGAGATTGCTActaccaagaaaagaaaagataaaagtGCCAACCAAGATGGTCAACTTGAAAG gaaagcaaaaaagaaaaagcagcaGAAAGAGAAGGACAAAGATGAAAAAGCTCGTGAAACAGGCACAGGTAACGTGATTAATCATATTTCAGAGGATGAGATCCAACCTGAAGAGGAGAATGACACTGACCTCCAGGTCTCTACTGATAGAGGTGATGACAGTCAGAG GGGCCTTGAGACAAATTCGATTGCTTTGCCTAGTGACAATCGCgctgagaagaaaaagaagaataagaagaaagataagaagaAACAGGAGGCTGGAGGGGGGCTGAATTCAGAACAACCTGTTTCATCTATGCAGGATAGTGGTGAACCCACTTTGGTATCTGGGGAAAAGCAAAATACTGCTAAGCCTTCAAAAGTTAGAACCTGGGCAAATGGATTGGTGGTTGAGGAATTAGCCATGGGAAAACCAGATGGTAAAAGAGCTTTTTTGGGGAGTCAG GTCGGTGTCCACTACATTGGTAAACttaagaaaaatggaaaaatatTTGACTCGAATGTTGGACGAGCACCGTTTAAATTCCGCCTAG GTGTAGGGCAAGTTATAAAGGGATGGGATGTTGGAATTGATG GCATGCGTGTTGGGGACAAAAGGAGACTCACTATTCCGCCACCAATGGG TTATGGGACTCAAGGTGCTGGTGGGAAGATACCACCAAATTCGTGGCTTGTGTTTGACGTGGAGTTGGTCAATGTGCGTTGA